The following nucleotide sequence is from Synechococcus sp. KORDI-52.
CCCCGCGCACCACTTCAGCGCCAACGGCTTTGTCGCGGACCTCAGCCACGAACTCCTTGACAACCGGCAGGCTCACGTCGGCTTCAAGCAAGGCCCGACGGACGTCCTTCAGGGCTCCATCGACGTTGGTCTCGCTGATGCTGTCCTGGCCCCGCAGCCCCTTGACCGCATCCTCAAAACGGGCTGAAAGCTCGTCGAACATCTGCGTCACGCCCCTGGATCAATGAAGTGATCGTAAAAAGCGACGGTCACGCAATCGGGTCAAGCAACTCAGCCGAGCCACTCAGGAGCCAGGGATGTAGTCATGCAAACGCCATTGGGTCCCATCTCTACCGAGCACATAGGTCACGCTGAGATCACGGGGTGCTGTCTCGTCGATCACGGCACCATCCGCACCCTGGAGCCGATCGCTGTAGGCCACCTGGGCCCGCAGTTCAATTCTCAGCGGTTTGCGATCCACCACCTCGATGCTGGTGATGGAGGCATCAATGGATTTGGATCGCCCTGCGGAGGCATCGGCGGCCCGTTCTCGCTCCACGCGCTTCACGAGAGGTTCCCTGGCGACAACGGATAGATCTGCAGGCTGGCCGGACAGTGCCAAAGCCTTGGCATCCAACCATCCCTGCACCAAGGCCTGCAGCTCGGCTTCGGTCGGAGCATCACTCACCAGCGGTTCTGAAGGAGCGGAAGGCTGAAGGTCGGGCTTCAGACTCGCGACAGGATCGTTGGCCGGCGATGGAGAAGAAGTATCGGCCTCCACGTTCTCTTCAACCTCAGTCGGCTCCGAAGCCTGTTGAGATGTCGTCTCCAGCATCAACGGCGCAGGAGTCCAGTTGCGTCGTAGGAGAGCAAGACCGCCCAAAACGATGCCAACCAAAGCGAGGGTCGCAGCAGCGGGCCGAACCCAGCGTTGCTGCCACAGCGGCGTCGGAACCTCCGCATCTTCGGAAGCGGAATCTGATGGATCCAGTGAATCCAGCTCGAAGGACGAGTCGGTGGATGCAGCAGCAACTTCCGGCCAGGCCAGGGGGACCTCTTCGGCAGGGATCCGACGCGAAGCCTTGCGGTCAAGACGATCGACGTAACTCTGCACGTCACGGTCAGCAAACCAGGCATCCAGATCAGCGACCGATGCGTCGACATCGCGGTATCCCGGGAGGACATCGCGTTCAAGCCAGGATCGGCAGTATTCGCATTGGGCAGCGAGCCGATCGCCAGGATGGTTCAGGAACCAGGCCTGCAACTGGGCATCACGCAGAAGGGTGAAATGCCGCTCCGCATCCTTGACATTGCCCAGCAACAGATCCAGGCAACCCAGCAGAGGCATGGGGTCGAGGTCAGCATTGGCGAGCGTTTGCATCCGCCCGCGCGCCTGCTCCAGAAATTCGGGCTTACGGCGCGAGAAACCGGCGGCGGTCAGCGCCAAAACTGTCAGGAAACCCGCGTCATCGGCGCCTCCTTCAAACCAGCGACTGAACAGATCAATCTGCTCTTGAACCGTCAGAAAGCTGCGGATCTGGTGAAAGAACGATTCGAAGTCGTCCTGACTGAGGCTCCCTGGCTGATGGCCATCAACGGCGGCGGCCTCCAACCCACCACGAGCAGTCACCAACTCGTCAAGCAGTGTCAACCCACGTTGGTGGGCGTCCTGATCACCAAGGTCACGGCTGAGCAGATCAAGAATCCGGAAAGGGATGAGCGCCTGTAACGCCTCCTCGAGCAGGCGCTGCTGATCGGGAAGCTTTCCCATCCGCTGCTGAAGCTGGATGCCGTCGATCAAAAGTTGAGCGGCCGACTCATATCGCCGTTGGTCCTGTTCCTCCAGCGCAGCATCGCGGCAAGCCAGAGCGGCCAGCAGGGTTAAATCCGCTTCACGTCCGCTGCCAAGGGCCGGAGCCTGAGGAGGCTGAAGCCCCTGCCGAGCCAGCTGAAACGCCTCAACAGCTCCATGGGCCTCCCACAGCAGAATCAATCCAGCCACTTCACTGCTGGAGGGGAGATCGAGCCCCACCGTTCCATTTGGGTGAGATTCACTCAGACGAATCAAAGCGGATTCGTAGTCAGCCCTGTCCGTGGGATCGGTCAGCAGATCAGCGGAGCGACGCAGAAGTTCAGCCCTCCGGAGCAGCGCCTCGTGGGTGAATCCCTGGTCCGGCGGACTGTCACAGCGGCTTTGCAACCGACGCAAGATTGCTTCTGGCTCTGCCGATGGACTGACGCCCAGGAGTCGGAAATGATCGATCGGCAGATCCAACAGCAGTGCTGCGAAGAGACGCGGATCTTAGTCAGTGTCAGGGGTTTTGCCCATCGCTCATCGGTTGGCCCTTAAAGTCGTTTGCAATCCATTTGTTGGACATGGGTCAGGACCTCGCTGTCGATTCCGCTCCGATTGGCACTGCGACTGCTGGTCCCCATGCCGAACGGCTTTCCAAACTGGTCACAGCACAACGGGCCACCGTTGACCGGGACACGGGCCTTGAGCTTTACAGGGACATGACCCTGGGCCGGCGCTTCGAGGACAAATGCGCCGAGATGTACTACCGGGGCAAGATGTTTGGCTTCGTGCACCTCTACAACGGTCAGGAAGCCGTCAGCACCGGTGTGATCGGTGCCATGAAGCGCCAGCACGACTGGTTCTGCAGCACCTACCGCGACCACGTCCATGCTCTGAGCGCTGGCGTACCGGCCCGTGAGGTCATGAGCGAGCTGTTCGGCAAGGAGACCGGTTGCAGCAAAGGACGAGGAGGGTCGATGCACCTGTTCTCCAAGGAGCATCATCTGCTTGGCGGCTTTGCCTTCATTGCCGAAGGAATTCCCGTGGCGCTCGGATCCGCCTTCACCAGCCGCTACAAACGCGACGCCCTCGGAGATGCCTCCAGCAACGCCGTGACAGCAGCGTTCTTTGGCGATGGAACCTGCAACAACGGTCAGTTCTTCGAATGCATGAACATGGCCCAGCTGTGGAAGCTGCCGATCATCTTTGTGGTCG
It contains:
- the pdhA gene encoding pyruvate dehydrogenase (acetyl-transferring) E1 component subunit alpha, whose product is MGQDLAVDSAPIGTATAGPHAERLSKLVTAQRATVDRDTGLELYRDMTLGRRFEDKCAEMYYRGKMFGFVHLYNGQEAVSTGVIGAMKRQHDWFCSTYRDHVHALSAGVPAREVMSELFGKETGCSKGRGGSMHLFSKEHHLLGGFAFIAEGIPVALGSAFTSRYKRDALGDASSNAVTAAFFGDGTCNNGQFFECMNMAQLWKLPIIFVVENNKWAIGMAHDRATSDPEIWRKASSFGMAGEEVDGMDVLAVRAAAQRAVERARAGEGPTLLECLTYRFRGHSLADPDELRAEEEKQFWAKRDPLKGLERDLTESGLVNSDELRAIEKDIDGIVQDCVDFALSAPEPDPAELTRYIWAED
- a CDS encoding ARC6/PARC6 family protein; the protein is MDLPIDHFRLLGVSPSAEPEAILRRLQSRCDSPPDQGFTHEALLRRAELLRRSADLLTDPTDRADYESALIRLSESHPNGTVGLDLPSSSEVAGLILLWEAHGAVEAFQLARQGLQPPQAPALGSGREADLTLLAALACRDAALEEQDQRRYESAAQLLIDGIQLQQRMGKLPDQQRLLEEALQALIPFRILDLLSRDLGDQDAHQRGLTLLDELVTARGGLEAAAVDGHQPGSLSQDDFESFFHQIRSFLTVQEQIDLFSRWFEGGADDAGFLTVLALTAAGFSRRKPEFLEQARGRMQTLANADLDPMPLLGCLDLLLGNVKDAERHFTLLRDAQLQAWFLNHPGDRLAAQCEYCRSWLERDVLPGYRDVDASVADLDAWFADRDVQSYVDRLDRKASRRIPAEEVPLAWPEVAAASTDSSFELDSLDPSDSASEDAEVPTPLWQQRWVRPAAATLALVGIVLGGLALLRRNWTPAPLMLETTSQQASEPTEVEENVEADTSSPSPANDPVASLKPDLQPSAPSEPLVSDAPTEAELQALVQGWLDAKALALSGQPADLSVVAREPLVKRVERERAADASAGRSKSIDASITSIEVVDRKPLRIELRAQVAYSDRLQGADGAVIDETAPRDLSVTYVLGRDGTQWRLHDYIPGS